In the Scomber japonicus isolate fScoJap1 chromosome 18, fScoJap1.pri, whole genome shotgun sequence genome, one interval contains:
- the apnl gene encoding actinoporin-like protein, with protein MTESAEAVAADVTSRRSVTIEISNVTKNYCLINPRVYLENGETYNPPQPTVRPLKTEVCTFTKSGGKATGTVGVVTYDLFERSQNDYIETLAIMFSVPWDYHLYKNWFAVGIYKKGRNCDKDLYKEMYYEKKQHEHGFTREEAIGSGINYVGNYLDIKATMCPMGKAIMKVEVWDKLFTPMSQQAY; from the exons ATGACAGAGTCAGCTGAAGCTGTAGCAGCCGATGTGACCAGCAGGAGAAGTGTCACCATTGAAATCTCAAATGTCACTAAAAACTATTGCCTCATCAACCCCAG GGTGTACCTGGAGAATGGAGAGACATACAACCCACCTCAACCCACAGTGCGTCCTCTAAAGACAGAGGTTTGCACTTTCACCAAGTCTGGCGGCAAAGCAACGGGCACTGTTGGTGTAGTGACCTACGACCTTTTCGAGAGGTCACAGAACGACTACATTGAGACTCTGGCCATCATGTTCTCAGTTCCCTGGGACTACCACCTGTACAAGAACTGGTTTGCAGTGGGCATCTACAAAAAGGGTCGTAACTGTGATAAGGATTTGTATAAAGAAATGTACTATGAGAAGAAACAGCATGAGCATGGGTTTACCAGGGAGGAAGCCATTGGGTCAGGAATCAATTATGTGGGCAACTACCTAGATATCAAAGCCACCATGTGTCCCATGGGCAAAGCCATCATGAAGGTGGAGGTATGGGATAAACTTTTCACACCCATGAGTCAGCAGGCATACTAG
- the LOC128379273 gene encoding bryoporin-like: protein MPETAEAVSATLTTNRNCTIEITNVSGSYCLINPKVFMESGFSQHPPQPTIRPAMTEVCSFTKDDNTATGAVGLLTYDLFHMQSRVCSERMAIMFSVPFDRNLYKNRLTMGMVEQSRACDKNLYDQMYDGKDLSSFTRSDANGSGLEYRAKYVDLRATMSSIGKAIVKVELYDKMGH from the exons ATGCCAGAAACAGCAGAGGCTGTGTCAGCCACTCTCACCACCAACAGAAACTGCACCATAGAAATAACCAATGTCAGCGGCAGCTACTGCCTCATCAACCCCAA GGTATTCATGGAAAGTGGCTTCTCTCAGCACCCGCCCCAGCCGACAATTCGTCCTGCCATGACTGAAGTGTGCTCCTTCACCAAGGATGACAACACTGCCACGGGCGCTGTCGGCTTACTGACCTATGACCTATTTCATATGCAGAGCCGGGTTTGCTCTGAGCGCATGGCCATCATGTTCTCTGTGCCCTTTGACCGTAACCTGTACAAGAACCGACTGACCATGGGCATGGTTGAACAGTCCCGTGCCTGCGACAAAAATCTGTACGACCAAATGTATGATGGGAAAGACCTCAGTAGCTTTACCCGTTCTGACGCAAACGGCAGTGGGCTGGAATACAGAGCCAAATATGTTGACTTGAGGGCCACAATGTCTTCTATCGGTAAAGCCATTGTTAAAGTGGAGCTCTACGATAAAATGGGCCATTAG
- the ramp2 gene encoding receptor activity-modifying protein 2 has translation MMNNSTYGVTNLSFGCGNASGCVKYCNFCSEGPVQPIMHCLSNLLWHKCVLTFDAAMESLNHTDWCIWSKVNSLYSKLSNCTEEISDCLLIPWPNRLVERVFMETHSIYFKDCPTEELRDPPPLIIFALVITPICLIPAMVSLVVLKTKNGDGSS, from the exons ATGATGAATA atTCCACTTATGGAGTCACTAACTTGTCATTTG GTTGCGGGAATGCTTCTGGCTGTGTGAAGTATTGTAACTTTTGTTCTGAGGGTCCTGTACAACCAATAATGCATTGTCTTTCCAATTTGTTGTGGCATAAATGTGTCCTCACATTTGACGCTGCAATGGAGTCACTAAACCACACTGACTGGTGCATTTGGAGTAAAGTGAACAG TCTCTATAGTAAGTTGAGCAATTGCACAGAGGAGATATCCGACTGTCTCCTGATCCCATGGCCCAACAGACTGGTGGAACGTGTGTTTATGGAAACTCACTCCATATATTTCAAGGATTGTCCCACAGAGGAGCTACGTGACCCACCACCACTCATCATCTTTGCCCTGGTGATAACTCCAATCTGCCTGATTCCTGCTATGGTTAGCCTGGTGGTGCTCAAAACCAAGAATGGGGATGGAAGCTCCTGA